A section of the Osmia lignaria lignaria isolate PbOS001 chromosome 3, iyOsmLign1, whole genome shotgun sequence genome encodes:
- the LOC117610751 gene encoding non-structural maintenance of chromosomes element 3 homolog, producing MELRNRRSTLSQKNLSQSSNNNNRQSNDVISFSQPVPSTSRRTRGSINSSQRLDESPKRMLSEDQNELVNSLIRYLLVLDREKQVISKAHLVKNVFGKRGQHFHQTLNKAKILLSKIFGYQLVDLPGNKYILVNEIRNEIPHIYPTAEEGRQQVLLFMVLTHIFMQEESCTEETLWSFLTNLEILRSDNQDHHYFGNVKRLITEVFVAQKYLEKVVTNSNDTIEYKWGPRAEHEFSRRSALEFVSEMYCGREINSWALQYKTLLAREQAKESQ from the exons ATGG AGTTACGAAATCGCAGATCTACTTTGTCTCAGAAAAATTTGTCGCAATcgagcaataataataatagacaAAGCAACGATGTTATCAGTTTTTCTCAACCTGTTCCGAGTACTAGCAGGCGTACTAGGGGGAGCATAAATTCCAGTCAACGATTAGACGAATCTCCGAAACGGATGCTTTCCGAAGATCAAAACGAACTTGTTAATAGCCTTATAAGATACCTTTTGGTTTTAGACAGGGAAAAACAAGTTATCAGTAAGGCTCATTTAGTCAAGAATGTTTTTGGTAAGAGAGGACAACACTTTCATCAGACATTGAACAAAGCTAAAATTCTTTTGTCAAAG ATTTTTGGATATCAATTGGTAGATCTGCCAGGTAACAAATATATCCTAGTAAACGAAATACGAAACGAAATACCACATATTTATCCTACTGCAGAAGAAGGTAGGCAACAAGTACTGCTATTTATGGTGCTCACACACATCTTTATGCAAGAAGAATCCTGTACTGAAG aaacaCTATGGAGTTTCCTTACAAATTTGGAAATTCTACGTTCCGATAATCAAGATCACCATTACTTTGGCAATGTTAAGCGTTTGATAACCGAG GTCTTCGTCGCtcaaaagtatctcgaaaaagtGGTTACGAATTCAAACGATACAATTGAATATAAATGGGGACCTCGAGCTGAACACGAGTTTTCTCGACGTTCAGCCTTAGAATTCGTATCTGAG ATGTACTGTGGACGGGAAATAAACAGCTGGGCATTACAGTATAAAACCTTACTGGCCCGCGAACAGGCTAAGGAATCCCAGTAA